TGTGAGGTCCCCGCGGTCGACGCCGCGTTCCTCGGCGAGCGCGTCGAGTGCCGCGTCGAGACTTCGCCGGAGACCGGACCCGGTCCCGCGGTTGACGAACCGCGCCGACCCGTCGACGAGCGCCGCCAGCCCGTCCACGGCGTCTGCGTCTGCGACCACCAGTCCCCACTCGCGCTCCCAGCCGCCGAGTTCGACGGCGTCCTGTGGCGGGTCGACCGGTCCCGCTGTCACCGCCAGATCCGGCGTCCCGTCTTCGAGTCGCCGGAGGCCGTCGACGGTCCCTACGGGGAGGTACCGCGGGCGGTCGACGTCGTCCAGTAGTTCCGAGAGCGTGGGGTCGTCCTCGCCGACGCCCAGCAGCGTCGGGGGTCGCACGTCCGGGGAGAACAGCGACACGTCGACGGTCTCGCCCGCGCCCAGGTAGTCCGTCTCGGGTGGGACGGCGACGGTGCCGTCCGCGTCGACCAGGCTGGTCGTCGCACCGCTCCCCTTGTCGACAGGGTAGACCAGCAGGTCGCCGTCACCGTCCTTGACGAGGCCGACGGGTAGCAACCGATAGCGGCCCTCGCTGTAGCGCTCGGTGACGGCCATCGTCCCGGTGACCGTCGCGGTGGCCGGGTCCGCCTGCCCCGCCGCGTCGCGGACGACGGGCGCGACGAACTCGCGGAAGATGGTCAGCGCCGAGATGGGGTAGCCCGGCAGGCCGACGTACGCCGAGTCGCCGACGGTGCCCACGAGCGTCGGCTTGCCGGGCTTGACCGCCACGCCGTGTAACAGCAGTTCACCGCGCTCCTCGACGACGCGGTAGATGACGTCGACGGCGCTGGCGCTGGTCGACCCGGAGGAGAGCACGAGGTCACACTCGTCGGCGGCCTCGTGGAGCAGGCGCTCCATCGCCTCGAAGTCGTCACCCACGTGCGGGTAGAGCACGGCCTCGCCGCCGGCCTCCTCGACGGCGGCCGCGAGCGTGTAACTGTTCACGTCGTATATCTGGCCGGCGGCGCTGTCCAGCGGCTCGCCGGGCCGGACCAGCTCCTCGCCGGTCGAGATGATACCGACCGTGGGCCGGCCCCGGACCGGGACCTCGTCCACGCCGAGCGCCGAGAGCAGCCCCATCTCCCGGGGCGTGATTCGCGTCCCGGGGCCCAGCGCCCGCGCTCCCGCGGCGATGTCGGCACCGGCGGGCATCACGTGGTCGCCAGGCGCGACGGCGGTCCGGACCTCGATGCCGTCCTCGACCTCGGTCGTCCGCTCGACCATCACGACGGCATCGGCCCCCGGTGGCAGCACCGCGCCGGTGGATATTTCGACGATGGTCCCTGGTTCGACCTCCACGGCCGGCTCCTCGCCCGCGTGGACCGTCCCGACGAGCGGCATCGTCACGGGGCTCGCCTCGTCTGCCCCGAAGGTGTCCTCGGCGCGGACCGCGTAGCCGTCCATGCTCGCGCGGTCGAAGCCCGGGACGTCCAGTTCGGCGTCGATACGCTCCGCGAGGATGCGGCCACGGGCGTCGCCGAACGGGACCCACTCGATCCCCGGGGCCACGTCGAGGCTCGCGAGCACGTCTCGGACCTCCTCCGGCGGGGCGAGGTCGCGGAACTCGCGGCGGTCGGTCATGCCGACCACTCCCAGTCCTCGACAGCGACGGGCTGTCCGGCGTCCAGCCCCTCCAGCCGCTCGGGGACGACGACCCACCCGTCGGCCAGCGCGACGCTGGAGAGGACACCTGCCCCGCTCGCCCGCGTCGGCGTCGCGGTCACGTCGTCGCCCGTTCCGTCCAGTTCCACCCGGGCGAACGTCCGGGTGCCGGGGTCGCTGACGACCTTCCGGGTCAGCGCCGCCTCGGTCGTCGGCGGGTCGACGTGTGGGAGGTGGCCGCGCTCGCGGAGTGCGGGGCGGAGGAACGCCATCGCGGCTACGAGACAGGCCACCGGAGGGCCGGGGAGCAGGAGAACCGGCGTCTCCTCGACGACGCCCAGGGCGACCGAGCCGCCGGGTTCGAGGGCGACGCCGTGGCCCAGCACCTCGCCGAGCGAATCGACGACCTCCGGGACGCGGTCGCGCGCCCCCATAGAGGTGCCGCCGGTCGTCACCACCACGTCGCGGTCCAGGTCACGCTCGATTGCCTCGCGGATGGCCTCCTCGTCGTCGGCGACGTCGCGATGTGTCGCGTCACCACCCCAGCGCTCGACGTACTGTGCGACGGTCTGGCCGTCGGTCTCGACGGCCTCGCCCGGGTCGGGGTCGGACTCAACCAGCGCCTCGCCGGTCGGAATCACGCTCACGCGTGGGCGTTCGTACACCTCGACCGTCGTTCTGCCGACCGACTTGAGCAGTCCGAGGTCCGAGGGTCTGAGCCGGTGGCCCGTCTCGTACAACTTCTGGCCGGCTGCGACGTCTTCGCCGACCGCCGCGACGTTCTCTTCGCCGGCCACCGCGTCGAACACCGTCAGCGAGTCGCCCCGCCGCTCGGTCGCGTCGACCGTCACGACGGCGTCGGCCGCTTCGGGGAGTTCGCTCCCTCTTTCGACGCGGGTCGCCGTCCCCGGACCGACCGCCTCGCCGACCTGCAACGCCGCAGGCGAGCGGCCACTCGCGCCGAAGGTGTCCTCGGCCCGGACCGCGAACCCGTCCGCCGCCGCTCGTCGGTACTCCGGAACCGCGCGCTCGGCGTCGACGACCGTCGCCAGCACGCGCTCGTCGGCGTCACGGAGCGCGATTCGCTCGGCCCGCTCGTGCGGTGTCACCGCATCGAGGAGTGTCTCTCGTGCGTCCTCGAGCGGTGTCCGACGCCTGAAGCCGTGTGTCCGCCGGCCCTCGTCGCTCATTGTCCGGGATTCGCACCTGACGACCAAAAACCTCCGCGTGCCGCGGGGTCACTGTGTGCCCGGATTCGGACGGGAAGGCCGACGGACTCTTTCTCGGACAGCGATACAGCTCACGCCGTCGCTGGCACGCGACGACCGTCGAGAGAAAAATCCGCGTCAGTCCGAGACTGGTGCGTCCGCTTCGGCGGGCTGTTCCGTGATCTCGTAGAGGTTCTGTCGCGCGTCGGCGAAGTAGACGTCCTCTTCGACCACACCGACCTCGTCGAGGCGTTCGAGCGCGTAGCGGACGGTCCGCGCGGAGAGCATCGACTCCTCGACGATTCCCTTCTGGGTGAGCGGCCCGTCGTACTCCAGTACCTTGTACACGAGTTTCGCGCTCGGAGGAAGGTCCGCTATCGCTTCCCCATCGGACTCTGTCATCACGTGGACCCAGAGGCGCGGGATGCTTAAAGATTGAGGAGTTGGCTCGGCTGGACCGCGCACAGACGGCCGCGAGCCCGTCTCGGCGAACCGCGCCCCTTTTGGTGGAGGGTAGACGAAAGTGGAGTATGGCTACGGACATGGCGGACGGCATGAGCTCTCACATGCGCGGGCTCACTGTCACGACGCTGACGGCGGTCGCGGGCATCGCCGCGGCGTTCGGGTCGAACGCCTTCGCGAGCGGTGCGACCGACACGACGGGGGTGCTCGTGCTCGCGGCGGCGATCCTGATTCAGTTCCCGATTCTGCGACTCATCGGCATCGGGCAGGAGGACCTCTCGACGAAGGACATCCTCTACATCGCCTTCATGACCTTCTCCCTGTGGTTCGTCACGTGGGGCATCCTGCTGACCACAGGGGTGTAACCATGGCAGACGACAGCATCGCAGTCGTCGACTTAGATCGGTGTCAGCCCGACCGCTGTAACTACGAGTGCATGAACTACTGCCCGCCGAACCGCAGCGGGAAAGAGTGCATCGTCGAGCGGGGCGACGCCTACGAGGACGACGAGGAGTTCGAGGGGAAGCCCGACCAGATCCGCATCTCGGAGGACATCTGCCTGGGCGAGACCTGCGGTATCTGCGTCAACAAGTGCCCGTTCGACGCGATTCAGATCATCAACCTCCCCCAGGAACTCGAGGACGACCCGGTCCACCGCTACGGCGAGAACGCCTTCGCGCTGTACGGCCTCCCGTCCCCGACCGACGGCCAGGTCACGGGCATCCTCGGCCCGAACGGTATCGGGAAGACCACCGCCGTCCACATCCTCGCCGACGAGATGGCCCCGAACCTGGGGCGCTACGGCGAGACGCCCGACTGGGGAGAGATACTCGACCAGTACCGTGGGACCGCACTCCAGGACTACCTCGAGGAGATGCGCGACGGCGACCTGACCGTCGCCCGCAAGCCCCAGTACGTCGACCGCATCCCCGACCAGTTCGACGGGACGGCCAGCGAACTGCTCGAACGGACCGACGAACGCGGCGCGCTCGACGACCTTATCGAACGCACGGGTATCGCGCCGGTCGTCGACAACCACATCGACGACCTCTCGGGCGGGGAACTCCAGCGCGTCGCGCTCGTCGCGACCCTGGCGCGGGACGCCGACTTCTACTTCCTCGACGAGATAACCCCCTATCTGGACATCGGCCAGCGGATGACCGCCGCCCGCCTCATCCGGGACCTCGCCGAGGACGGCGACCGCTCGATGCTCGTCGTCGAGCACGACCTCGCCATCCTCGACCTGCTGGCGAACAACATCAACGTCGCCTACGGTCGCCCCGGCGCGTTCGGTATCATCACCCCGCCCAAGTCGACGAAGAACGGCATCAACGAGTACCTCTCGGGATACCTCGAGAACGAGAACATGCGCATCCGCCAGACGGAGATCGAGTTCGAGGAACACGCCCCCCGAAGCGCCTCGACCGGCGACGTGGTCATCGAGTACCCCGACTTAGAGAAGAGTTACGGCGAGGGCGAGTTCTCGCTGTCCGTCGAGGCCGGAACCATCCGCGAGAGCGAGGTGCTGGGCGTCGTCGGCCCGAACGGTATCGGGAAGTCCACGTTCGCGAAGATGCTCGCGGGCCGCCTCGAACCGTCTTCGGGGTCGGTCGACGCGGAACTCGACATCGCGTACAAACCGCAGTACATCGACATCGACCAGCAGATGCGCGTCGACGCGTTCCTCTCTACCATCACCGACGACTTCGGCTCCTCGTACTGGAACACCGAAATCGCCCAGCCGCTCCAGCTGGACGCCGTGATGGAGCAGAACCTCACGGACCTCTCCGGTGGGGAGCGCCAGCGCGTCGCCATCGCGGCCTGTCTGTCGAAGGACGCCGACCTCTACCTGCTGGACGAGCCCTCGGCGCACCTGGACGTCGAACAGCGGGTGCTCGCCACCTCCGCGATTCGCCGCTACGCCGAGAATCACGACGCCACCGCGCTGGTCATCGACCACGACATCTACATGATCGACCTGCTGGCCGACCGTCTGCTGGTCTTCGAGGGCGAACCGGCGAAACGCGGCCGGGCCACCCCGCCACAGGGGATGCGCGAGGGGATGAACGAGTTCCTCGAAAATCTGGACATCACCTTCCGCCGCGACGAGCGGACGTCCCGTCCACGCATCAACAAGCCGGGCTCGCAACTCGACCGCAAGCAGAAGAACGCCGGCGAGTACTACTACGCGCCCGACCGGGAGTGACCCCGCAGTCGACCCTTGCGTCCCAGGTACTCGCCACCTAGTCTGACGTAAGACCTAAACCACCTGCGGCCGCCGTAGGTGACATGGGACTGATGAGCAAGATCCTCGGCGGATCGGGATCCTCCCGGAAGACCGAGGACTACGTCGAACTGAACGCCGACGCCTACGACCTCACGAGCGCCGAGGCCGAGCGACAGGTCCGTATCGCCCGTATCAGCGACAAACAGGACGTCATCGAGATCAAGGACGCCGTCTACGACGGCGACGTCGTCATCGCCGACATCGTCCGCCACTCGACGACCGACCGGACGATGGAACACATCAGCGACGAGCTCAAGCAGGTCGCAAACGAGGTGGGCGGTGACATCGTCCAGAAGGACGACGACCAGCTCATCATCACGCCCGCCGGCGTCGCCATCGCCCGCGACCGACTCGGCCAGTAGTCGGTCGGTCACGCTCGGGGCCAGAGGCGTCGTCGGTCTTTCTCTTGTGCTAGCGACGTCAATGCCGTTTCAACGTGTTTTTCGGTCTCGGCCCACTGCAACTGACAATGACCGCGCCGGCCATCCGTGCCCGGGAGTTAGTGAAACGCTACGGTGACGTGACGGCTCTCAACGGCCTGGACCTGACCGTCGAGCGAGGCGAGTTCTTCGGCCTGCTGGGTCCGAACGGAGCCGGCAAGACGACGTTCATCAACACCCTCGTCGGCCTGGCCCACAGCGACGGCGGTTCGGCCGAGGTCTTCGGCTTCGACGTCGAGGACGACTACCGCCAGGCCCGCGACCGAATCGGCCTGGCCCCACAGGAGTTCAACGTCGACCGGTTCTTTCCCATCATCGAGGTCCTCGAACACAAGGCGGGCTACCACGGTATCGGCCGCTCGGAAGCCCGCGAGCGGGCGGAGGATGCGCTGAAGACCGTCGGGATCTGGGAGAAGCGCGACACCCGTTTCGACTGGCTCTCGGGCGGGATGAAACGCCGGTTCGTCCTCGCCCGCGCGCTCGTCTCGAACCCCGACCTGCTCATCCTCGACGAGCCCACCGCCGGGGTCGACGTCCAGTTACGCCACGACCTCTGGGACATCATCAACCGGATGAACGACTCGGGGACGACCATCCTGCTGACGACCCATTACATCGAGGAGGCCGAACGGCTCTGTGACCGCGTGGCCATCGTCGACGACGGCCGGAAGGTCGATGTCTCCACCCCCGACGAACTGATGTCCCGAGGGACCGACACCATCGAACTCGGACTGGCGGACCCGCCTCGGACAGCACCGCGACTCGACGTCGAGGGCGTCACCGAAGTGACCGTCACCGACGACGGTCTCAGCGTGACGGCGATGGGCGGCAGTCAGACCGCGCCGGAGCTCATGCGGACCCTCGAGCGCCAGGGCCACGACGTCACGTCGCTGGACATCCGCCGGGCCTCGCTGGAAGAGGTGTTCGTCAACATGACCCGCGACGAGCGCGAGTATGCGGAGGTGTCGGCGTGAGCCGCGCTGGCGACGAACCGGTCGGTACCGACGGGGGCACTGCGACGCTCGCCGCCGACAGCGAGACCGACGCCGGTGCGCCGACCGGCCTCCGTGCGCGGTTGGTCGGGCTCTGGACCCTGCTGCACCGCGAGATTCTCCGGTACGTCCGCCGGCCGCGCAACACGTTCCTGCCGCCGATGATCACGAACGTCCTCTACTTCACCGTCTTCGGCGTCGTGCTGGGCGAACGTATCAGCGGGAGCGACCCGCAGGCGTTCGGCGGCGCGGGCTACATCCTCTTTATCCTCCCCGGACTGGTGGTCCTGGGCATCATCTCCAACGCCTTCGAGAACGCCTCCTTCTCCATCTTCCACGGGCGATGGAACGAGTACATCCACGAGGTACTTACCTCGCCGCTCTCGCACACCGAGATGGTGCTGGCGTACGTCGGCGCGTCGGCCCTTCGAGGAATTATCGTCGGCTGTATCATCTGGGGAGTCGGTCTCATTTTCACGCCCGTCACCGTCGCGAACCCGTTCTATCTCGTGGCGTTCATGCTCGTCATTCCGACGCTCTTCGCCGGCTTCGGCGTCATCGGTGGTCTGTGGGCCGACGACTTCGACTACCTGACGGTGATGAACCAGTTCATCATCCGGCCGCTCGTCTTCTTCGGCGCGGTGTTCTACCCGCTGAGCGCGCTGGACGGTATCTGGCGGCAGGTCACCCTGCTGAATCCGATGGTGTACATGGTCAACGGCGTCCGCTACGGCGTCATCCCCCAGACGACTGACGTCGAACCGAACGTCTCGCTCGCCGTCCTCACCGGGCTCACCGTGGTCGTCCTCGCCATCGACATCGAACTGGTCAGGCGCGGCTACGGCCTGGTAGACTGACAGCGGCGTTCGGAAGAACGGACGGACGTGCCGAATGCCGGAATGGGTCCGCTCCGGCGGGCGGACAAACTATGACAGGGTCCCCACGAGCGGTGCTCGTGATCCGGACATTTCTGAGCGCCTCCGGACCAGGCGTATGTGAATCTATACCACGCGGAGTATTTACACTTGATGGGCTTTCACGTGACACTCAGATGAAAATAATGCCGCGGCTTCAGACGTTGTCGGGCGCGTCCGGGTCGTCCTCGACGGACCGTTTCAGCGAATCCCGGCGGGCCTTGGCGTCGCGGTCGGTCGCTTCCTCGAGGAAGTCGTTCTTGGCTGCGACGGCGTCCTCGGCGGCGTCGACGTGGCCGCCGGCGATGACCTCTTCGGCGGGCTTCTCGTCGATGTGTAGCGCGAGTTTGTCCTTCTTGCTCCCGTAGCTCACCGTGCCGGCGACCACGCGGTCGAAGACAGGGTTCTCGGGCTCGTCGACGACGTAGAGGTCGTTCCCGTTGTAGTCTTCGGTGTCTGTGACTGCTCCGAAGTACTCCTCGACGAACGCCTTCATGTCCGGGACGCGGTCTTCGAGATGTTCGCCCCGACGCATTTTGTACTCTCGCATGGGCCACGTTTTGCGAGCGCCCGTCTTACCCTTTGCGTTCACTCGTCGGCGTTCTGGACCAGCGACCCCTTGTGACACTCCGGACAGAAATCGCCCGCACGCAGCGACGAGGACTCGACGGGGGTCGAGAAGCCACACTCCTCGCAGAAGAACTCGCCGTCGGGGACCGTCACCGTGCTCTCGGCGACCGGTTCGACCTCCGGCTGTTCGGACGCTTCGTCCGTGTCGTCGCCCAGAACCGTCTCGGGCTTCCAGTCGTCGCCGTCGTCACCCGGCTCTTCCGGCCACTCGCCCGGCGCCCGCTCGTCTTCGACCGGCGTCTCGTCGTCGCTGTCGATGATGACCCCGTCGTCTTCTTCGGGCTCCGCTTCGGCGACCACGTCTTCCTCCGCGCCGGGGACCGCGACGTCTGTGGTCGGTTCGTCGAGTTCCGCGTCACCACTCGAGACGTCGTCGTCGCTCCCGCTCATGATTTCTGCGTCGTCGGTCTCCGGGTCGACCGGGCCGACGTCCGCGCTGTCGTTCTCCGATTCGAACACCGGCGTCACCGCGTCGTCTGCCTGGCCCGTTGCGGGCTCTGTGCCCGCGTCGGACGCGTCCGATTCCTCGTCGTTCGTTGCAGCCTGTGCTTCCACGACGTCGCCGGCGATGTCGGACGGCGTCTCGACCGACGTCACCTCCTTGTTCTCGGAGACGATGCGCGTCTTACCACACCGCTCGCACGTCTCCTGTTCGCGGATGGTGATGACGACTTCGCTACCTTGCTCTTCACGGTCGCGTTCGACGCTGGCCTCGCCGTACTTGTGCCCGAGGACGGAGCATTTGAGACCCATTGTCAGTTCTTCTCACCGTGACGTACTTAAACCCTGTCTGTCTCAGCGGGCCGAGCTGCCACGGCGGTCCGTATCTCAAAACCAATTGCCTTAATTAACAAAACTAGATGTGAAATTTTATAACCGAGGGGGAGCCGACACTCGACCGATGCCCCGGTCTCTGGCCATCGGTACGGTACTCGCCCTCTGTGTGCTTGGCCTGCTCGCCGGCACGGCGGCGGCCACGAGCAACGCACCGCCGCTCGCAGACGCGGGCCTCGACCAGACGGTCGGTGCCGACGCGACGGTCCATCTGGACGCCAGCGGCTCCCGGGACCCCGATGGTTCCGTCGCCCGCTTCAGCTGGACAGTCGAGACACCAACCGGGACGGCCACTCGCCCCGACTGTCCGACCTGCCGGCAGACGCGGTTCCAGCCCACGACGACCGGCCGCTACGCGGTCACGCTGACCGTCACCGACGACGACGGGGCGACCAGTTCGGACACGCTGTTCGTCGACGTCGAGGCCGGTGCCGGCCCGTCGGTCACCCTCTCCGGACCGAGCACGGTCGTCTGGAACCGGTCGGCGACCGTCACGGCCGACGTCGCTGCCGGCGAGCCGTCGCTCTCGTCGGTGGCCTGGATCGTCGACGGAGCGGTCGCCCAGCGTGACGTACTCGCCGGTTCGAGCACGACGGCCACGCTGTCTCGCCCCTACACCACCAACGGTTCGGTGTCTGTCCGCGCCGTCGTCTACGACGCTGCTGGCCACCGGGCGACGGCGACACACGACCTCACCGTCCTCACGCGTACCGGCGGTTCCGGGGCCGGTGGTTCGGAAGCCGACGACTGCCACTTCTGGTCGAACAACTGCCTCAACGACGCTGTCCTCACCAACGCCGAGACCGGGCAGCAGACCGTCATCAACGCCAACGGCGAGCAGGGCATCCAGGTGATGACCGACGCCCGCGGCCTGGTCGACGCGAACGAGTACGTCGACGTGAGTAAGTACCGGACCTCGACGGGTGAGAACGGCCCGACGCGCTTCGAAGCCGACATGATAGACGTGGTCGACAACAAGGCGACGCTGGATAAGACGGAACAGCAAGAGAACGAACAAGACGGGAGTCCGGGGGACGACGACCACAGTGACGACCACAGTATGAGCGAAGGAGATAGCAGTGGAGGCAGTGACGATTCCACCGCAAGTGAGGACGAGAGCAGTGGATATGTTGATACCGGCGCACAGGACGGGTACAACATAGACGCGGGTAATGCTGGGTCCCCCTCGACAAGTAGTTTCGACAGTTCTGATGACTCGACTGACTCAGATGAGTCAGATGATTCGTGGACTAGTGGAGGTGTCTCGTATGGTGGCTACTGGACTGGGTAGTACTTTTATAAGTCAAAAATGACACAACTATCTGAATCACGATTCATCGTTTCCGCAATTCTCGCATTGCTAATCATGAGTGCTGGATGTTCAGCAGTCGTCCCATCTCCTGTTACTGGTCCTAATCCGACGCCCACCGTAGAACAAACAGGAACTCCGACAGCGACTGCGACTCCGACGGCCACTTCTACTGTTGGCGGGGTGGATCTCGAAACCGTAGACCCGAGAGGTCATCCCTCTCGCGGCGAAATTGACCAGCGAGATCCACGGTCCGACCGAGGTCACTACGAACCAGTTACCTTCTCCGGCGAGGCCGGTATGACAGTCGTCATCAGAATGAAGTCTGAATCCGGCGACCCGTACACCGAGCTCGTCGCTCCGAACGGGACGA
This DNA window, taken from Haloarcula ordinaria, encodes the following:
- a CDS encoding molybdopterin biosynthesis protein, with product MTDRREFRDLAPPEEVRDVLASLDVAPGIEWVPFGDARGRILAERIDAELDVPGFDRASMDGYAVRAEDTFGADEASPVTMPLVGTVHAGEEPAVEVEPGTIVEISTGAVLPPGADAVVMVERTTEVEDGIEVRTAVAPGDHVMPAGADIAAGARALGPGTRITPREMGLLSALGVDEVPVRGRPTVGIISTGEELVRPGEPLDSAAGQIYDVNSYTLAAAVEEAGGEAVLYPHVGDDFEAMERLLHEAADECDLVLSSGSTSASAVDVIYRVVEERGELLLHGVAVKPGKPTLVGTVGDSAYVGLPGYPISALTIFREFVAPVVRDAAGQADPATATVTGTMAVTERYSEGRYRLLPVGLVKDGDGDLLVYPVDKGSGATTSLVDADGTVAVPPETDYLGAGETVDVSLFSPDVRPPTLLGVGEDDPTLSELLDDVDRPRYLPVGTVDGLRRLEDGTPDLAVTAGPVDPPQDAVELGGWEREWGLVVADADAVDGLAALVDGSARFVNRGTGSGLRRSLDAALDALAEERGVDRGDLTAAISGYGLTTNAHESPARKVLAGQADAGLGLQSTAEKLGLGFVSLGTQRVGVYAAPERVEKPGVSALERSIDSLEP
- the glp gene encoding gephyrin-like molybdotransferase Glp, encoding MSDEGRRTHGFRRRTPLEDARETLLDAVTPHERAERIALRDADERVLATVVDAERAVPEYRRAAADGFAVRAEDTFGASGRSPAALQVGEAVGPGTATRVERGSELPEAADAVVTVDATERRGDSLTVFDAVAGEENVAAVGEDVAAGQKLYETGHRLRPSDLGLLKSVGRTTVEVYERPRVSVIPTGEALVESDPDPGEAVETDGQTVAQYVERWGGDATHRDVADDEEAIREAIERDLDRDVVVTTGGTSMGARDRVPEVVDSLGEVLGHGVALEPGGSVALGVVEETPVLLLPGPPVACLVAAMAFLRPALRERGHLPHVDPPTTEAALTRKVVSDPGTRTFARVELDGTGDDVTATPTRASGAGVLSSVALADGWVVVPERLEGLDAGQPVAVEDWEWSA
- a CDS encoding MarR family transcriptional regulator — its product is MTESDGEAIADLPPSAKLVYKVLEYDGPLTQKGIVEESMLSARTVRYALERLDEVGVVEEDVYFADARQNLYEITEQPAEADAPVSD
- a CDS encoding ribosome biogenesis/translation initiation ATPase RLI, with product MADDSIAVVDLDRCQPDRCNYECMNYCPPNRSGKECIVERGDAYEDDEEFEGKPDQIRISEDICLGETCGICVNKCPFDAIQIINLPQELEDDPVHRYGENAFALYGLPSPTDGQVTGILGPNGIGKTTAVHILADEMAPNLGRYGETPDWGEILDQYRGTALQDYLEEMRDGDLTVARKPQYVDRIPDQFDGTASELLERTDERGALDDLIERTGIAPVVDNHIDDLSGGELQRVALVATLARDADFYFLDEITPYLDIGQRMTAARLIRDLAEDGDRSMLVVEHDLAILDLLANNINVAYGRPGAFGIITPPKSTKNGINEYLSGYLENENMRIRQTEIEFEEHAPRSASTGDVVIEYPDLEKSYGEGEFSLSVEAGTIRESEVLGVVGPNGIGKSTFAKMLAGRLEPSSGSVDAELDIAYKPQYIDIDQQMRVDAFLSTITDDFGSSYWNTEIAQPLQLDAVMEQNLTDLSGGERQRVAIAACLSKDADLYLLDEPSAHLDVEQRVLATSAIRRYAENHDATALVIDHDIYMIDLLADRLLVFEGEPAKRGRATPPQGMREGMNEFLENLDITFRRDERTSRPRINKPGSQLDRKQKNAGEYYYAPDRE
- a CDS encoding cell division protein SepF translates to MGLMSKILGGSGSSRKTEDYVELNADAYDLTSAEAERQVRIARISDKQDVIEIKDAVYDGDVVIADIVRHSTTDRTMEHISDELKQVANEVGGDIVQKDDDQLIITPAGVAIARDRLGQ
- a CDS encoding ABC transporter ATP-binding protein; this translates as MTAPAIRARELVKRYGDVTALNGLDLTVERGEFFGLLGPNGAGKTTFINTLVGLAHSDGGSAEVFGFDVEDDYRQARDRIGLAPQEFNVDRFFPIIEVLEHKAGYHGIGRSEARERAEDALKTVGIWEKRDTRFDWLSGGMKRRFVLARALVSNPDLLILDEPTAGVDVQLRHDLWDIINRMNDSGTTILLTTHYIEEAERLCDRVAIVDDGRKVDVSTPDELMSRGTDTIELGLADPPRTAPRLDVEGVTEVTVTDDGLSVTAMGGSQTAPELMRTLERQGHDVTSLDIRRASLEEVFVNMTRDEREYAEVSA
- a CDS encoding ABC transporter permease, with protein sequence MVGLWTLLHREILRYVRRPRNTFLPPMITNVLYFTVFGVVLGERISGSDPQAFGGAGYILFILPGLVVLGIISNAFENASFSIFHGRWNEYIHEVLTSPLSHTEMVLAYVGASALRGIIVGCIIWGVGLIFTPVTVANPFYLVAFMLVIPTLFAGFGVIGGLWADDFDYLTVMNQFIIRPLVFFGAVFYPLSALDGIWRQVTLLNPMVYMVNGVRYGVIPQTTDVEPNVSLAVLTGLTVVVLAIDIELVRRGYGLVD
- a CDS encoding DUF5611 family protein encodes the protein MREYKMRRGEHLEDRVPDMKAFVEEYFGAVTDTEDYNGNDLYVVDEPENPVFDRVVAGTVSYGSKKDKLALHIDEKPAEEVIAGGHVDAAEDAVAAKNDFLEEATDRDAKARRDSLKRSVEDDPDAPDNV
- a CDS encoding DUF7093 family protein — encoded protein: MGLKCSVLGHKYGEASVERDREEQGSEVVITIREQETCERCGKTRIVSENKEVTSVETPSDIAGDVVEAQAATNDEESDASDAGTEPATGQADDAVTPVFESENDSADVGPVDPETDDAEIMSGSDDDVSSGDAELDEPTTDVAVPGAEEDVVAEAEPEEDDGVIIDSDDETPVEDERAPGEWPEEPGDDGDDWKPETVLGDDTDEASEQPEVEPVAESTVTVPDGEFFCEECGFSTPVESSSLRAGDFCPECHKGSLVQNADE
- a CDS encoding PKD domain-containing protein yields the protein MPRSLAIGTVLALCVLGLLAGTAAATSNAPPLADAGLDQTVGADATVHLDASGSRDPDGSVARFSWTVETPTGTATRPDCPTCRQTRFQPTTTGRYAVTLTVTDDDGATSSDTLFVDVEAGAGPSVTLSGPSTVVWNRSATVTADVAAGEPSLSSVAWIVDGAVAQRDVLAGSSTTATLSRPYTTNGSVSVRAVVYDAAGHRATATHDLTVLTRTGGSGAGGSEADDCHFWSNNCLNDAVLTNAETGQQTVINANGEQGIQVMTDARGLVDANEYVDVSKYRTSTGENGPTRFEADMIDVVDNKATLDKTEQQENEQDGSPGDDDHSDDHSMSEGDSSGGSDDSTASEDESSGYVDTGAQDGYNIDAGNAGSPSTSSFDSSDDSTDSDESDDSWTSGGVSYGGYWTG